A single Actinomadura algeriensis DNA region contains:
- a CDS encoding DHA2 family efflux MFS transporter permease subunit, translating into MTAPASPKAADGPPEAPESGGLDRGVLAVAGVVVLGAIMSILDVTVVNVALNALTEEFNTSLATMQWVATGYTLALATVIPITGWASARFGTKRLYMISIALFVIGSMLAGMAWSAESLIAFRVLQGLGGGMIMPAGMTIMTQAAGPQRVGQVMSIVGIPMLLGPIIGPILGGYLVDDVSWRWIFFINLPIGIVSLILAARILPPDNPKPAEKLDLIGLLLLSPGLALLIYGLAKGGELSDFLAAEALPFTLVGAVLVLGFVARALTAENPLIDLRLLKRRSVAAASGTLVLFAVAFMGAMLLMPLYYQVVRGEAAMASGLLLAPQGLGAMVTMPIGGRLTDRIGPGRVVLGGLSIVILSLAGFAYQVQEDTSYWALGATLFAMGLGMGMTMMPTMAAAIQPLVHDEVPRASTMLNIIQQVAASVGTAMMSVLLARQFTSQLPPMPGGEAGGGGEVGLGSMGDLPPEVLAKIVGPMADAFQNTFWYAAGLLLLAFVPALVLPRKKPDAPVSDGPPIAMH; encoded by the coding sequence TTGACCGCTCCCGCGTCTCCCAAGGCGGCGGACGGCCCGCCGGAGGCACCGGAATCCGGAGGTCTCGACCGCGGCGTGCTCGCGGTGGCCGGTGTCGTGGTGCTCGGCGCGATCATGTCCATCCTCGACGTGACCGTCGTCAACGTCGCGCTCAACGCGCTCACCGAGGAGTTCAACACCTCGCTCGCGACCATGCAGTGGGTCGCGACCGGGTACACCCTCGCGCTGGCCACCGTGATCCCGATCACGGGCTGGGCGTCGGCGAGGTTCGGCACCAAGCGGCTCTACATGATCTCGATCGCGCTGTTCGTGATCGGCTCGATGCTGGCCGGCATGGCGTGGTCGGCGGAGTCGCTGATCGCCTTCCGGGTCCTGCAGGGCCTCGGCGGCGGCATGATCATGCCCGCGGGCATGACGATCATGACCCAGGCGGCGGGCCCGCAGCGGGTCGGCCAGGTGATGAGCATCGTCGGCATCCCGATGCTGCTCGGCCCGATCATCGGTCCCATCCTCGGCGGCTACCTCGTCGACGACGTGTCCTGGCGCTGGATCTTCTTCATCAACCTGCCCATCGGGATCGTGTCGCTGATCCTGGCGGCGCGCATCCTGCCGCCCGACAACCCGAAGCCGGCCGAGAAGCTGGACCTCATCGGCCTCCTGCTGCTCTCCCCCGGTCTCGCACTGCTGATCTACGGGCTGGCGAAGGGCGGCGAGCTGAGCGACTTCCTGGCGGCCGAGGCGCTGCCGTTCACGCTGGTCGGTGCCGTGCTGGTGCTCGGGTTCGTGGCCCGCGCGCTGACCGCCGAGAACCCGCTGATCGACCTGCGGCTGCTCAAGCGGCGGTCGGTGGCCGCCGCGTCCGGGACGCTGGTGCTGTTCGCCGTCGCGTTCATGGGCGCCATGCTGCTGATGCCGCTGTACTACCAGGTGGTGCGCGGTGAGGCCGCCATGGCCTCCGGCCTGCTGCTGGCGCCGCAGGGCCTCGGCGCGATGGTCACGATGCCGATCGGCGGACGGCTCACCGACCGGATCGGCCCTGGACGCGTCGTCCTGGGCGGCCTCTCGATCGTGATCCTCTCGCTGGCGGGCTTCGCCTACCAGGTGCAGGAGGACACCTCCTACTGGGCGCTCGGCGCGACGCTGTTCGCGATGGGCCTCGGCATGGGCATGACGATGATGCCGACCATGGCCGCGGCCATCCAGCCGCTCGTGCACGACGAGGTGCCGCGCGCGAGCACGATGCTCAACATCATCCAGCAGGTGGCGGCGTCGGTCGGCACGGCGATGATGTCGGTGCTGCTGGCCCGTCAGTTCACCTCGCAGCTGCCGCCCATGCCGGGCGGCGAGGCCGGTGGCGGCGGCGAGGTCGGGCTGGGGTCCATGGGCGACCTGCCGCCCGAGGTCCTCGCGAAGATCGTCGGCCCGATGGCGGACGCGTTCCAGAACACGTTCTGGTACGCGGCGGGGCTGCTGCTGCTGGCGTTCGTGCCGGCGCTGGTGCTGCCGCGCAAGAAGCCGGACGCCCCGGTGTCGGACGGTCCGCCGATCGCGATGCACTGA
- a CDS encoding DinB family protein has protein sequence MNATTTVTGERADLLATLEKSRHFLRFTVRDLTDEQARRRTTASELTLGGLIKHVAETERSWTAFILEGPSAMPDFGSATEADFAAYADGFRLLPGETLAGVLARYEEVARRTDELAVSLPDLDAAQPLPAAPWFEPGASWTARRVLVHITAETAQHAGHADIIRESLDGAKSMG, from the coding sequence ATGAACGCGACCACGACCGTCACCGGTGAGCGCGCCGACCTGCTGGCGACGCTGGAGAAGTCCCGGCACTTCCTGCGCTTCACCGTCCGCGACCTCACCGACGAGCAGGCGCGGCGGCGGACCACCGCGAGCGAGCTGACCCTCGGCGGCCTGATCAAGCACGTCGCCGAGACCGAGCGGAGCTGGACGGCCTTCATCCTGGAGGGCCCCTCCGCGATGCCCGACTTCGGCTCCGCGACCGAAGCCGACTTCGCCGCGTACGCCGACGGGTTCCGGCTGCTCCCCGGCGAAACGCTGGCCGGCGTTCTCGCCCGCTACGAGGAGGTGGCCCGGCGGACCGATGAGCTGGCCGTCTCGCTCCCCGACCTGGACGCCGCCCAGCCGCTCCCCGCGGCGCCGTGGTTCGAGCCCGGCGCGTCCTGGACGGCCCGCCGGGTGCTGGTGCACATCACGGCCGAGACCGCCCAGCACGCCGGCCACGCCGACATCATCCGCGAGTCGCTGGACGGCGCGAAGAGCATGGGCTGA
- a CDS encoding helix-turn-helix transcriptional regulator — protein sequence MANTSTRTLRLLSLLQSHRYWPGDELAGRLGVSRRTLRRDVDRLRELGYPVEARRGVDGGYQLAAGAALPPLVIDDDEAVALAVGLQAAAQGGVEGIAESSVRVLAKVVQVMPARLRRRVDALRAVTDRVEWGGGAGIDPAVLTEAALACRDAERLRFDYTSAGGRRTDRHVEPHRLVCLGRRWYLVAYDLDRQDWRSFRVDRLGGPRATGARFRARELPAADAAEFVRAGLDEMPRPYTVEALVDAPAAVVRERIGRWSTADEIDAGHCRVRVTADSLDWAVVALGMAGADFHVVGPPEMRERVHEWGARFGRA from the coding sequence ATGGCGAACACGAGCACGCGGACGTTGCGGCTGCTGTCGCTGCTGCAGAGCCACCGGTACTGGCCGGGTGACGAACTGGCCGGGCGGCTGGGGGTCTCCCGGCGCACGTTGCGCCGGGACGTCGACCGGCTGCGCGAGCTGGGCTATCCGGTCGAGGCGCGGCGCGGAGTGGACGGCGGTTACCAGCTCGCGGCGGGCGCCGCGCTCCCGCCGCTGGTGATCGACGACGACGAGGCGGTCGCGCTGGCCGTGGGGCTGCAGGCTGCCGCGCAGGGCGGGGTGGAGGGCATCGCCGAGTCCTCGGTACGGGTGCTGGCGAAGGTGGTGCAGGTGATGCCGGCGCGGCTGCGGCGCCGGGTCGACGCGCTGCGCGCCGTGACCGACCGGGTGGAGTGGGGCGGCGGGGCGGGCATCGACCCGGCCGTGCTCACGGAGGCGGCGCTGGCCTGCCGGGACGCCGAACGGCTCCGCTTCGACTACACCTCCGCCGGAGGGCGCCGCACCGACCGGCACGTGGAACCGCACCGGCTGGTCTGCCTCGGCCGCCGCTGGTACCTGGTCGCCTACGACCTCGACCGGCAGGACTGGCGCAGCTTCCGCGTCGACCGGCTCGGCGGCCCGCGGGCGACGGGCGCCCGGTTCCGCGCCCGCGAACTGCCCGCGGCGGACGCGGCCGAGTTCGTCCGCGCCGGACTGGACGAGATGCCCCGCCCGTACACGGTGGAGGCGCTGGTCGACGCGCCGGCCGCGGTCGTGCGCGAGCGGATCGGCCGGTGGAGCACGGCCGACGAGATCGACGCCGGGCACTGCCGGGTGCGCGTCACCGCCGACTCGCTGGACTGGGCGGTGGTGGCGCTGGGCATGGCCGGCGCCGACTTCCACGTCGTGGGCCCGCCCGAGATGCGCGAGCGGGTCCACGAGTGGGGAGCGCGGTTCGGCCGCGCCTAA
- a CDS encoding acyl-CoA dehydrogenase family protein, with protein sequence MIDFNLSDEQEALRSTVERFARESVAPVIGDLYERGEFPYEIVAAMGKMGLFGLPFPEEHGGMGGDYFALCLALEELARVDSSVAITLEAGVSLGAMPIHRFGSDEQKARYLPRLTSGEKLAAFGLTEPGGGSDVPGGMRTTARLDGDSWVINGSKSFITNSGTDITEFVTVTAFTGDGEISTIIVPNGTPGFTVGRKYSKVGWSASDTRELSFDDVRVPAGNLVGERGRGYAQFLRILDEGRIAIAALSVGLAQGCVDECLRYARERAAFGKEIGRYQAIQFKIADMETRAHTARLAYYAAAARLLAGEPFKKEAAIAKLVASNAAMDNARDATQIFGGYGFMNEYAVGRFYRDAKILEVGEGTSEVQRMLIARALGLPPA encoded by the coding sequence ATGATCGACTTCAACCTGAGCGACGAGCAGGAGGCGCTGCGGAGCACGGTCGAGCGGTTCGCCCGCGAGTCCGTCGCCCCGGTGATCGGCGACCTGTACGAGCGCGGCGAGTTCCCGTACGAGATCGTCGCCGCGATGGGGAAGATGGGGCTGTTCGGGCTGCCGTTCCCCGAGGAGCACGGCGGCATGGGCGGCGACTACTTCGCGCTCTGCCTCGCCCTGGAGGAGCTCGCGCGCGTCGACTCGTCCGTCGCGATCACCCTGGAGGCCGGGGTTTCGCTCGGCGCGATGCCGATCCACCGGTTCGGTTCGGACGAGCAGAAGGCCCGGTACCTGCCGCGGCTCACCTCCGGTGAGAAGCTCGCCGCGTTCGGCCTGACCGAACCGGGCGGCGGTTCGGACGTGCCGGGCGGCATGCGCACCACGGCCCGGCTCGACGGCGACTCCTGGGTGATCAACGGCTCGAAGTCGTTCATCACGAACTCGGGCACCGACATCACCGAGTTCGTCACGGTCACCGCGTTCACCGGCGACGGCGAGATCTCGACGATCATCGTCCCGAACGGCACCCCGGGCTTCACGGTCGGGCGCAAGTACTCGAAGGTCGGCTGGTCGGCGTCCGACACCCGCGAGCTGTCCTTCGACGACGTGCGGGTGCCCGCCGGGAACCTCGTCGGCGAGCGCGGCCGGGGCTACGCCCAGTTCCTCCGCATCCTGGACGAGGGCCGCATCGCCATCGCGGCGCTGTCGGTCGGCCTCGCGCAGGGCTGCGTGGACGAGTGCCTGCGCTACGCGCGCGAGCGGGCGGCGTTCGGCAAGGAGATCGGCCGCTACCAGGCGATCCAGTTCAAGATCGCCGACATGGAGACCCGCGCGCACACCGCCCGGCTGGCCTACTACGCGGCCGCCGCCCGGCTCCTGGCCGGCGAGCCGTTCAAGAAGGAGGCGGCGATCGCCAAGCTCGTCGCGTCGAACGCCGCCATGGACAACGCCCGCGACGCCACGCAGATCTTCGGCGGCTACGGGTTCATGAACGAGTACGCCGTCGGCCGGTTCTACCGGGACGCGAAGATCCTCGAGGTCGGCGAGGGCACGTCGGAGGTCCAGCGGATGCTCATCGCCCGCGCCCTCGGCCTTCCCCCGGCCTAG
- a CDS encoding hydroxymethylglutaryl-CoA lyase: protein MRTPLPGLPERVSIYEVGPRDGLQNEKTIVPPSDKAEFVTRLADAGLRTIETTSFVHPKWVPQLADAEELLDVLPRSPELRYPVLVPNERGLDRALANGVTEVAVFGSATESFARRNLNRSVDESIGMFAPVVERARAQGLWVRAYVSMAFGDPWEGDVPIEQVVSVASRLMELGCSQLSIGDTIGVGTAGHVTALIEAMTAAGIGVDRLAVHFHDTYGQALANTLAALRAGVTVVDASAGGIGGCPYAESATGNLATEDLVWMLNGLGVDTGVDLGKLVETSRWMAGRLGRPSPSRVVQALSPETEQ from the coding sequence ATGCGCACACCGCTGCCGGGCCTGCCCGAACGGGTCTCGATCTATGAGGTCGGGCCCCGGGACGGCCTGCAGAACGAGAAGACGATCGTGCCGCCGTCCGACAAGGCCGAGTTCGTCACCCGGCTCGCGGACGCGGGGCTGCGCACGATCGAGACGACCAGCTTCGTGCACCCCAAGTGGGTGCCGCAGCTCGCGGACGCCGAAGAGCTCCTGGACGTCCTGCCCCGTTCGCCCGAACTGCGGTACCCCGTTCTCGTCCCGAACGAGCGGGGACTGGACCGGGCGCTCGCCAACGGCGTCACCGAGGTCGCCGTGTTCGGCAGCGCCACCGAGTCGTTCGCCCGGCGGAACCTGAACCGGAGCGTGGACGAGTCCATCGGGATGTTCGCGCCGGTCGTCGAGCGGGCGCGCGCGCAGGGCCTGTGGGTGCGGGCGTACGTGTCGATGGCGTTCGGCGACCCGTGGGAGGGCGACGTCCCGATCGAGCAGGTCGTCTCCGTCGCGTCCCGGCTGATGGAGCTCGGCTGCTCGCAGCTCAGCATCGGCGACACCATCGGCGTCGGCACCGCCGGGCACGTCACCGCGCTGATCGAGGCGATGACCGCCGCCGGGATCGGCGTCGACCGGCTCGCCGTCCACTTCCACGACACCTACGGGCAGGCCCTCGCCAACACCCTCGCCGCGCTGCGCGCGGGCGTCACCGTCGTGGACGCGTCCGCGGGCGGCATCGGCGGCTGCCCGTACGCCGAGAGCGCGACCGGCAACCTCGCCACCGAGGACCTCGTGTGGATGCTGAACGGCCTCGGCGTCGACACCGGCGTCGACCTCGGCAAGCTCGTGGAGACCAGCCGGTGGATGGCCGGGCGGCTCGGCCGGCCGAGCCCGTCCCGCGTCGTGCAGGCCCTGTCCCCCGAAACGGAGCAATGA
- a CDS encoding acetyl/propionyl/methylcrotonyl-CoA carboxylase subunit alpha, producing the protein MFDSVLVANRGEIAVRVFRTLRRLGVRSVAVHTAADAGSRHVREADEALLVPSYLDIEAVTGAARAAGARAVHPGYGFLAENTAFARACADAGLVFIGPPAEAIEAMGDKIRAKRTVAAAGVPVVPGRDEAGLSDGELRAAALEVGLPVLLKPSAGGGGKGMRLVRDAADLPDAIASARREARSSFGDDTILVERFVENPRHIEIQVFADAHGNAVHLGERECSLQRRHQKIVEEAPSPLLDAAARERMGAAAVAAARAVGYTGAGTVEYIVSADRPDEFFFMEMNTRLQVEHPVTELVTGLDLVELQLRVAAGGRLPFAQDDVRLDGHAIEARVYAEDPARGFLPTGGRVLALDEPDVRVDSGLDVGTEVGGSYDPMLAKVIVHGADRAEALHRLDRALAAYTLLGVPTNVAFLRALLRHPDVASGEIDTGLVERALDELTRDLTGAASVPPEVLAAAALERMHALERAGDDPWTIPDGWRPGAHAWTRWIITPAGGEPVEVRVQGRASSARVRVGDGEPVEAFLHGTTLTHAGRTITFAAARDGDTLWLGREGRAWALAEHVAAEGGAAAAGAGDGVLRSPMPGTVLAVKAAEGDEVAEGQALVVVEAMKMEHTVTAPLAGVVAKLPVRAGAQVALDAVLAVIEEA; encoded by the coding sequence ATGTTCGACAGCGTCCTGGTCGCCAACCGGGGTGAGATCGCCGTCCGCGTGTTCCGCACGCTGCGGCGGCTCGGCGTGCGGTCGGTCGCCGTCCACACGGCGGCCGACGCGGGCTCCCGGCACGTGCGCGAGGCGGACGAGGCACTGCTCGTCCCCTCCTATCTGGACATCGAGGCGGTGACCGGCGCGGCCCGCGCGGCGGGAGCGCGCGCCGTCCATCCGGGGTACGGATTCCTGGCGGAGAACACCGCGTTCGCGCGGGCCTGCGCCGACGCGGGACTGGTGTTCATCGGCCCGCCCGCCGAGGCCATCGAGGCGATGGGCGACAAGATCCGCGCGAAGCGGACGGTCGCGGCGGCCGGGGTCCCGGTCGTCCCCGGACGGGACGAGGCGGGCCTCTCCGACGGCGAGCTGCGGGCGGCCGCGCTCGAGGTGGGCCTGCCGGTGCTGCTCAAGCCGTCGGCGGGCGGCGGCGGCAAGGGCATGCGCCTGGTGCGGGACGCCGCGGACCTGCCGGACGCGATCGCGTCCGCGCGGCGCGAGGCGCGGAGCTCGTTCGGCGACGACACGATCCTCGTCGAGCGGTTCGTCGAGAACCCCCGGCACATCGAGATCCAGGTGTTCGCGGACGCCCACGGCAACGCCGTCCATCTGGGCGAACGCGAGTGCAGCCTGCAACGGCGGCACCAGAAGATCGTCGAGGAGGCGCCGTCGCCGCTGCTGGACGCGGCGGCCCGCGAGCGGATGGGCGCCGCCGCCGTCGCCGCCGCGCGGGCCGTCGGATACACGGGCGCCGGGACGGTCGAGTACATCGTGTCGGCCGACCGCCCGGACGAGTTCTTCTTCATGGAGATGAACACCCGGCTCCAGGTCGAGCACCCGGTCACCGAACTGGTCACCGGCCTCGACCTGGTCGAACTCCAGCTCCGCGTCGCCGCCGGCGGCCGGTTGCCGTTCGCGCAGGACGACGTCCGCCTCGACGGGCACGCGATCGAGGCCCGGGTCTACGCCGAGGACCCGGCGCGCGGCTTCCTGCCGACCGGCGGACGCGTCCTCGCCCTGGACGAACCGGACGTCCGGGTCGACTCGGGGCTCGACGTCGGCACCGAGGTCGGCGGTTCCTACGACCCGATGCTCGCGAAGGTGATCGTGCACGGCGCGGACCGGGCCGAGGCCCTGCACCGGCTCGACCGGGCGCTCGCCGCGTACACGCTCCTCGGCGTCCCGACGAACGTCGCGTTCCTGCGCGCGCTGCTGCGGCACCCGGACGTCGCGTCCGGCGAGATCGACACCGGCCTGGTGGAGCGCGCCCTCGACGAGCTGACCCGCGACCTGACCGGTGCCGCGTCCGTCCCGCCCGAGGTGCTCGCCGCCGCCGCGCTGGAACGGATGCACGCCCTCGAACGGGCGGGCGACGACCCGTGGACGATCCCGGACGGCTGGCGCCCCGGGGCCCACGCCTGGACGCGCTGGATCATCACGCCCGCGGGCGGCGAGCCCGTCGAGGTCCGGGTGCAGGGCCGCGCCTCGTCCGCGCGGGTCCGCGTCGGCGACGGCGAGCCCGTCGAGGCGTTCCTGCACGGCACGACCCTCACCCACGCGGGACGGACGATCACGTTCGCCGCCGCCCGCGACGGCGACACGCTGTGGCTCGGCCGCGAGGGACGGGCGTGGGCGCTCGCCGAGCACGTCGCGGCCGAGGGCGGCGCGGCGGCCGCCGGGGCCGGGGACGGCGTGCTGCGCAGCCCGATGCCCGGGACCGTCCTGGCCGTCAAGGCGGCCGAGGGCGACGAGGTCGCGGAGGGGCAGGCGCTCGTGGTCGTCGAGGCGATGAAGATGGAGCACACCGTCACCGCCCCCCTCGCGGGCGTGGTGGCGAAGCTGCCGGTCCGCGCCGGCGCCCAGGTGGCCCTGGACGCGGTGCTGGCCGTGATCGAGGAGGCATGA
- a CDS encoding carboxyl transferase domain-containing protein, whose translation MTGPEIGTRADVAGEAFKANAAHNEALVAELRERVDRAGRGGPERARERHVARGKLLPRDRVDTLLDPGSPFLELSPLAADGMYDDEAPGAGIITGIGRVSGRECVIVANDATVKGGTYYPVTVKKHLRAQEVALHNRLPCVYLVDSGGAFLPRQDEVFPDREHFGRIFFNQATMSERGIPQIAAVMGSCTAGGAYVPAMSDEAVIVRGQGTIFLGGPPLVKAATGEVVTAEELGGGELHSRTSGVTDHLAEDDAHALRIVRDIAGTLGPREPRPWDVAPSEEPKADPSELYGVVPPDARTPYDVREVIARIVDGSRFQEFKKEYGTTLVTGFARVHGHPVGIVANNGILFGESAQKGAHFIELCDRRSVPLVFLQNITGFMVGREYEASGIAKHGAKMVTAVACARVPKFTVVIGGSFGAGNYAMCGRAYSPRFLWMWPNARVSVMGGEQAASVLATVRRDQMEARGERWPAEDEERFKAPIREQYEDQGHPYYSTARLWDDGVIDPRDTRRVLGLGLSVAANAPLEPVGYGVFRM comes from the coding sequence ATGACCGGACCCGAGATCGGCACGCGCGCCGACGTCGCGGGCGAGGCGTTCAAGGCCAACGCCGCGCACAACGAGGCGCTGGTCGCCGAGCTGCGCGAACGCGTGGACCGCGCCGGGCGCGGCGGTCCCGAGCGGGCCCGCGAACGGCACGTCGCACGCGGCAAACTGCTCCCCCGCGACCGGGTCGACACGCTTCTCGACCCCGGTTCGCCGTTCCTGGAACTGTCGCCGCTGGCCGCGGACGGCATGTACGACGACGAGGCGCCGGGCGCCGGGATCATCACCGGCATCGGCCGCGTGTCCGGACGCGAGTGCGTGATCGTCGCCAACGACGCCACCGTGAAGGGCGGCACGTACTACCCGGTCACGGTGAAGAAGCACCTCCGGGCGCAGGAGGTGGCGCTGCACAACCGCCTCCCCTGCGTCTACCTGGTCGACTCCGGCGGCGCGTTCCTGCCCCGCCAGGACGAGGTGTTCCCCGACCGCGAGCATTTCGGGCGGATCTTCTTCAACCAGGCGACGATGTCGGAGCGCGGCATCCCGCAGATCGCCGCCGTCATGGGCTCGTGCACGGCCGGCGGCGCGTACGTGCCCGCGATGAGCGACGAGGCGGTGATCGTCCGCGGCCAGGGGACGATCTTCCTCGGCGGCCCGCCGCTGGTGAAGGCCGCGACCGGCGAGGTCGTGACGGCCGAGGAACTGGGCGGCGGCGAGCTGCACTCCCGGACGTCCGGCGTCACCGACCACCTCGCCGAGGACGACGCCCACGCGCTGCGGATCGTCCGCGACATCGCCGGGACGCTCGGCCCGCGCGAGCCCCGCCCCTGGGACGTCGCGCCGTCCGAGGAGCCGAAGGCCGACCCGTCCGAGCTGTACGGGGTCGTCCCGCCGGACGCCCGCACCCCGTACGACGTCCGCGAGGTCATCGCCCGGATCGTGGACGGCAGCCGGTTCCAGGAGTTCAAGAAGGAGTACGGGACGACGCTCGTCACCGGCTTCGCGCGCGTCCACGGGCACCCGGTCGGGATCGTCGCCAACAACGGGATCCTGTTCGGCGAGTCGGCGCAGAAGGGCGCGCACTTCATCGAGCTGTGCGACCGCCGCAGCGTCCCGCTGGTGTTCCTGCAGAACATCACCGGGTTCATGGTGGGACGCGAGTACGAGGCGAGCGGCATCGCCAAGCACGGCGCCAAGATGGTGACGGCCGTGGCGTGCGCGCGCGTGCCGAAGTTCACCGTCGTCATCGGCGGGTCGTTCGGCGCGGGCAACTACGCCATGTGCGGCCGGGCGTACTCTCCCAGGTTCCTGTGGATGTGGCCGAACGCCCGCGTGTCGGTCATGGGCGGCGAGCAGGCCGCGAGCGTCCTGGCGACCGTCCGGCGCGACCAGATGGAGGCGCGCGGCGAGCGCTGGCCCGCCGAGGACGAGGAGAGGTTCAAGGCGCCGATCCGCGAGCAGTACGAGGACCAGGGGCATCCGTACTACTCCACGGCGCGGCTGTGGGACGACGGGGTCATCGACCCGCGCGACACCCGGCGGGTGCTGGGGCTCGGGCTGTCGGTCGCGGCGAACGCACCGCTGGAGCCGGTCGGCTACGGCGTCTTCCGGATGTGA
- a CDS encoding SACE_7040 family transcriptional regulator — protein sequence MTSRPASAASDAEGPAAPAASVPAAPPNPRRAEILAAAAELFARRGYHGTSIGDVGRAVGLTGPALYRHFRGKEAVLAEMLLDISERLLAEGARRAADPDPSHALDALLRWHIAFALDNPALITVHERELDNVPEEQRHRVRRLQRAYVEKWVTVLRRRTPALPDDRIRAAVHACFGLLNSTPRSAASLDRAAMGDLLHAMARAALEGAAPGREPDGGRS from the coding sequence ATGACCTCCCGACCCGCCTCGGCGGCCTCGGACGCCGAGGGGCCCGCGGCCCCGGCCGCGTCCGTCCCCGCGGCGCCGCCGAACCCGCGCCGGGCGGAGATCCTCGCGGCCGCCGCCGAACTGTTCGCGCGCCGCGGCTACCACGGCACGTCCATCGGCGACGTCGGCCGCGCCGTCGGGCTCACCGGTCCCGCCCTCTACCGGCACTTCCGCGGCAAGGAGGCGGTCCTCGCCGAGATGCTGCTGGACATCAGCGAACGCCTGCTCGCCGAGGGCGCCCGCCGCGCCGCCGACCCCGACCCGTCGCACGCCTTGGACGCCCTGCTGCGCTGGCACATCGCGTTCGCCCTGGACAACCCCGCGCTGATCACCGTGCACGAGCGCGAACTCGACAACGTCCCCGAGGAGCAGCGGCACCGCGTCCGCCGGCTGCAGCGCGCGTACGTGGAGAAGTGGGTCACCGTCCTGCGCCGCCGGACGCCCGCGCTGCCCGACGACCGCATCCGCGCGGCCGTCCACGCCTGCTTCGGGCTGCTCAACTCCACCCCGCGCAGCGCCGCGAGCCTGGACCGCGCCGCGATGGGCGACCTCCTGCACGCCATGGCCCGCGCGGCCCTCGAAGGCGCCGCGCCGGGCCGCGAGCCGGACGGCGGACGGTCCTAG
- a CDS encoding adenosylcobinamide amidohydrolase, whose product MTALNLESTWRTEDGARLAATVWRAGAGRRAISSAMVGGGLGPVHWVLNAQVPGGYSRTDPVAHLDELAASHGLDGRGVGMLTAAAVERTVRGADGGVEVAATVGLRVPTWAAAPEGAPDPELAPMRLDDLPRPRGEAAWRPGTINVLAVVPVPLTDAALVNAVVTVTEAKTQALLEAGFPCTGTASDAVCVAVPEAGTPEPFAGPRSVWGARLARAVHQAVHAGALGYGALPAELR is encoded by the coding sequence ATGACCGCCCTGAACCTCGAATCGACGTGGCGGACCGAGGACGGCGCCCGGCTCGCCGCCACGGTGTGGCGGGCGGGCGCCGGCCGGCGCGCGATCTCGTCGGCGATGGTCGGCGGCGGGCTCGGGCCCGTCCACTGGGTGCTGAACGCGCAGGTCCCGGGCGGTTACTCGCGCACCGACCCGGTCGCGCACCTGGACGAGCTGGCCGCGTCGCACGGGCTGGACGGCCGGGGTGTGGGGATGCTGACGGCCGCCGCCGTCGAGCGGACGGTGCGGGGCGCGGACGGCGGCGTCGAAGTCGCGGCGACCGTCGGGCTGCGGGTCCCGACGTGGGCGGCGGCGCCGGAGGGCGCGCCCGACCCCGAGCTGGCGCCGATGCGGCTCGATGATCTCCCGCGCCCGCGCGGGGAGGCGGCGTGGCGCCCGGGGACGATCAACGTGCTCGCCGTCGTCCCGGTTCCGCTGACCGACGCGGCGCTGGTGAACGCGGTGGTCACCGTGACGGAGGCGAAGACGCAGGCGCTGCTCGAGGCCGGGTTCCCCTGCACGGGCACCGCGTCGGACGCCGTGTGCGTCGCCGTTCCCGAGGCGGGGACGCCCGAGCCGTTCGCGGGGCCGCGCTCGGTGTGGGGAGCGCGGCTCGCGCGCGCCGTCCACCAGGCCGTGCACGCGGGCGCCCTCGGCTACGGCGCCCTGCCGGCGGAGCTCCGCTAG